One window of Papaver somniferum cultivar HN1 chromosome 9, ASM357369v1, whole genome shotgun sequence genomic DNA carries:
- the LOC113312214 gene encoding uncharacterized protein LOC113312214, which produces MANKEKLQEITTTINQNSESITEIKSEVGSIKDEISSMKTSVNNLDSRLLSIFDLLSNIQHQGSNHPPDRPSPGDSHSNGDSFDDIRQLIRNIHPPNTGKFTRTPKVDFPRFNGTNPRGWVLKCERYFHLHNFPDEEHVDMVVIQFDSQVDSWYLNYQQGKGSIPWSTFVQDLYARFEDVAHDNYVGSFNKLSQTTTVKDYYDKWEHYKSYMVANNPSLPDSFYTLSFISGLKEEIRTVVQMFKPEDTSTTFYLARLQKASLQQLPSPIKSFSKPFAPTPLSVSHPPSTVKPFSLQNLHSQKKDKGLCYNYDKLYRQGHKCKTQQLLMLIADEEQEEQGALSTDEVSDTSHSGGDSPIEISLHALTGNIAHDTIRISRHLNKHHVTVLIDTCNTHSFIDVTLTSKLGLHVSPTGQMLVTVANGDSTVSQGICQNLTWEMQGYQFSANLRALPLGGCDIVLGADWLRQLGDAAISLYRVIIKPSLSLISGSSFAKFLKNNTPTIIGQFFSISSTPITPPPPAVSTLLESFADIFAEPTGLPPSRSLDHKIPLKTGSNPTSERPYKCTYIHKSVVESLVSEMLSNGVIQNSHSPFAAPILLVKKKDGTWRFCVDYRKLNDITVKDKFPIPLIEELLYELNGALVFSKINLRLGYYQIRLYAPDIYKTAFRTHHGHYEFRVMPFRLNNAPATFQALMNEVF; this is translated from the exons ATGGCTAACAAAGAGAAACTCCAAGAAATCACCACAACCATTAATCAAAACTCTGAATCTATCACCGAAATCAAATCAGAAGTGGGTTccatcaaagatgaaattagttcCATGAAGACTTCTGTTAACAACTTAGATTCCCGACTTCTTTCTATCTTCGATCTACTTTCGAATATTCAACATCAAGGTTCAAATCATCCTCCAGATCGACCTTCACCTGGTGATTCTCATTCTAATGGTGATTCTTTCGACGACATCCGTCAGCTTATCCGGAATATTCATCCACCCAATACTGGTAAATTCACTCGAACTCCAAAGGTAGATTTTCCTAGATTCAATGGTACAAACCCTCGTGGATGGGTTCTGAAATGTGAGAGGTATTTTCACCTTCATAACTTTCCTGACGAAGAACATGTTGATATGGTTGTAATACAATTCGATTCTCAAGTTGACTCGTGGTATCTAAACTACCAACAAGGTAAAGGATCTATTCCTTGGTCTACTTTTGTTCAGGATTTATATGCTCGTTTTGAAGATGTTGCTCATGATAACTATGTGGGAAGTTTCAATAAATTGTCTCAAACAACCACAGTAAAGGACTATTATGATAAATGGGAGCACTATAAAAGCTATATGGTAGCTAATAATCCATCACTTCCTGATAGTTTTTATACACTTAGTTTCATAAGTGGCTTAAAGGAGGAAATTCGTACTGTTGTGCAAATGTTTAAACCAGAAGATACTTCCACAACCTTTTATCTGGCTAGATTACAAAAAGCTTCCCTACAACAGCTACCTAGCCCAATTAAATCATTCTCTAAGCCATTTGCACCTACCCCATTATCTGTTTCACACCCACCCTCCACTGTCAAAcctttttctcttcaaaatcTACATTCTCAAAAG AAAGACAAAGGGTTGTGCTATAATTATGACAAATTATATAGACAAGGTCATAAATGCAAAACTCAGCAGTTACTCATGTTGATTGCTGACGAAGAACAAGAAGAGCAAGGAGCTTTATCCACTGATGAAGTTAGTGATACATCACATTCCGGTGGAGATTCCCCAATCGAAATTTCTTTACATGCCTTAACAGGGAATATTGCTCATGATACAATCAGAATATCTAGACATCTTAACAAGCATCATGTGACTGTTCTTATTGATACATGCAATACGCACAGTTTTATTGATGTTACATTGACCTCAAAATTGGGTTTACATGTGTCTCCTACGGGACAAATGCTTGTTACAGTTGCTAATGGTGATAGCACAGTAAGTCAAGGTATCTGCCAAAACCTTACTTGGGAGATGCAAGGCTACCAATTCTCAGCAAATTTACGGGCACTACCTCTAGGTGGATGTGACATCGTCTTGGGAGCTGACTGGCTTCGCCAACTTGGTGAT GCTGCAATATCACTCTACAGGGTAATCATTAAACCTTCTCTCAGCTTAATTAGTGGTTCTTCTTTTGCTAAATTCCTCAAGAATAACACACCCACAATTATTGGCCAATTCTTTTCAATATCATCTACACCCATCACACCCCCACCACCTGCAGTCTCCACACTTTTAGAAAGTTTTGCTGATATTTTCGCAGAACCAACTGGCCTTCCTCCATCTCGATCACTTGACCATAAAATACCTCTTAAAACTGGCTCAAACCCTACTTCCGAACGGCCTTATAAATGCACGTACATACATAAGTCTGTGGTTGAGTCCTTAGTTTCTGAAATGCTATCCAATGGTGTAATCCAAAATAGCCATAGTCCATTTGCTGCTCCTATCCTCTTGGTCAAAAAGAAGGATGGCACCTGGCGTTTTTGTGTTGATTATCGCAAGCTTAATGACATTACGGTTAAGGATAAATTTCCAATACCTCTTATTGAAGAACTACTATATGAGTTGAATGGGGCTTTAGTCTTCTCAAAGATTAATCTGCGTTTAGGTTATTATCAAATACGACTTTATGCGCCTGACATATACAAGACTGCTTTTCGCACTCATCATGGCCATTACGAGTTCAGGGTCATGCCATTTAGGCTTaataatgcccctgcaactttccAGGCCCTCATGAATGAGGTATTTTAG
- the LOC113312212 gene encoding plant intracellular Ras-group-related LRR protein 8-like, translating into MRSNSLLLRRSLKLKVIPEKVWGCGSFLRVLVLFDLKGIDKLSSWCRLISNLLVDLPDTVGSLRNLEALHLSNNGLKSLLSMLFELCTQLSTLDLHNTEITIDILNQFEGWESFDERHRLKHQKQLDFRVGSSGEVLRRCFFLGREIL; encoded by the exons ATGAGGAGCAACAGTTTGCTGCTGAGGAGATCTCTTAAATTGAAGGTCATACCTGAAAAAGTATGGGGTTGTGGGTCTTTCTTAAGAGTATTGGTTTTATTTGATTTGAAGGGGATT GATAAGCTCAGTTCTTGGTGCAGGTTGATCTCAAATCTCTTGGTAGACTTGCCTGACACAGTTGGGAGTTTACGGAATCTTGAG GCTCTGCATCTGAGTAATAATGGCCTCAAATCCCTTCTTTCGATGTTATTCGAACTGTGCACCCAGCTCTCGACTCTTGATCTTCATAATACAGAAATCACAATTGATATTCTCAATCAG TTTGAAGGGTGGGAAAGTTTTGATGAGCGTCATAGATTAAAGCATCAGAAGCAACTGGATTTTAGAGTTGGAAGTTCTG GTGAAGTACTGCGTAGGTGCTTCTTTCTTGGTAGAGAAATCCTGTAA
- the LOC113308201 gene encoding probable inositol transporter 2 isoform X2 — MTVYISDISPSTIRGALVSTIFLQIAGGQILYHLLNWISSSTPQETRTWHWVIATILPIIHIIFIIAGGLPESPRWLYQKGYIQQAEESLKMMRSSSDVLKEVTAMEMELSLVDEVDLPEIQQENELKFLDVIWLYKVLGRKIIIGFGALVAQQFVGVGMIMRYSYAIFHLTTNRYNSTTANGNADPSHHIFPCSSWYINLYHFC; from the exons ATGACAGTTTACATCTCAGATATTTCTCCCTCTACCATCAGAGGTGCCCTAGTTAGTACAATTTTCTTACAAATTGCAGGGGGGCAAATACTTTATCATCTTCTCAACTGGATAAGCTCCTCCACCCCTCAG GAAACTCGGACATGGCATTGGGTGATTGCCACAATTCTTCCTATAATTCATATTATTTTTATCATAGCAGGTGGGCTTCCAGAGTCTCCTAGGTGGCTATACCAAAAG GGTTACATTCAACAAGCGGAGGAATCATTAAAGATGATGCGGTCTTCTTCTGACGTTCTTAAAGAAGTAACAGCCATGGAGATGGAGTTATCATTAGTAGATGAAGTTGATCTACCCGAAATACAACAAGAAAACGAACTGAAATTTCTGGATGTTATTTGGTTGTACAAGGTTCTTGGTAGAAAAATCATAATTGGTTTTGGTGCTCTTGTGGCTCAGCAATTTGTGGGTGTAGGCATGATCATGCGTTACAGCTATGCCATATTTCACTTAACGACCAATCGGTATAATAGTACAACAGCAAATGGAAATGCAGATCCCTCTCATCACATCTTCCCTTGTTCTAGTTGGTACATTAATTTGTACCATTTTTGTTGA
- the LOC113308201 gene encoding probable inositol transporter 2 isoform X1, producing MTVYISDISPSTIRGALVSTIFLQIAGGQILYHLLNWISSSTPQETRTWHWVIATILPIIHIIFIIAGGLPESPRWLYQKTYPQGYIQQAEESLKMMRSSSDVLKEVTAMEMELSLVDEVDLPEIQQENELKFLDVIWLYKVLGRKIIIGFGALVAQQFVGVGMIMRYSYAIFHLTTNRYNSTTANGNADPSHHIFPCSSWYINLYHFC from the exons ATGACAGTTTACATCTCAGATATTTCTCCCTCTACCATCAGAGGTGCCCTAGTTAGTACAATTTTCTTACAAATTGCAGGGGGGCAAATACTTTATCATCTTCTCAACTGGATAAGCTCCTCCACCCCTCAG GAAACTCGGACATGGCATTGGGTGATTGCCACAATTCTTCCTATAATTCATATTATTTTTATCATAGCAGGTGGGCTTCCAGAGTCTCCTAGGTGGCTATACCAAAAG ACATATCCTCAGGGTTACATTCAACAAGCGGAGGAATCATTAAAGATGATGCGGTCTTCTTCTGACGTTCTTAAAGAAGTAACAGCCATGGAGATGGAGTTATCATTAGTAGATGAAGTTGATCTACCCGAAATACAACAAGAAAACGAACTGAAATTTCTGGATGTTATTTGGTTGTACAAGGTTCTTGGTAGAAAAATCATAATTGGTTTTGGTGCTCTTGTGGCTCAGCAATTTGTGGGTGTAGGCATGATCATGCGTTACAGCTATGCCATATTTCACTTAACGACCAATCGGTATAATAGTACAACAGCAAATGGAAATGCAGATCCCTCTCATCACATCTTCCCTTGTTCTAGTTGGTACATTAATTTGTACCATTTTTGTTGA